Proteins encoded together in one Camelina sativa cultivar DH55 chromosome 9, Cs, whole genome shotgun sequence window:
- the LOC104710944 gene encoding BTB/POZ domain-containing protein At3g44820, protein MSPVAKVSEFHREGNDWFCKTGLSSDITVVVDDVKFHLHKFPLVSKCGKLARMYEDSKITDKESLWTTVLEEFPGGADNFLIVAKFCYGTRVDITSKNIVSTHCAAEYLEMTNEYGEDNLISQVETFLHKHVLHSWKDCILALQSCNPVLKSADKLQTIPKLMNAVSTMVCTDPSLFGWPMMMYGTLQSPGGSILWNGINTGARMRSAGSDWWYEDISYLSVDLFKRLIKTMETKGIRAESLAGAMMYYARKYLPGLGRWQSGTSGDSSKSRRRVVSFSLATASSPSSISPVDQIALLETILSLLPDKRGRSFCKFLLGLLRVAFILGVDGNCVKKLEKRIGMQLELATLENLLILNYSDSETLYNVDCVERIICHFLSSLSSSQLPEFSPPSLDPVTSPSSVPLMKVAKLVDNYMAEVASDVNLKPDKMRSLAAALPESSRPLYDGLYRAFDIYFKEHPWLSDRDKEQLCNIMDYQRLSIDACAHASHNDRLPLRVVLQVLFFEQMHLRTALAGGLNVTNTETAPAVTIPGGRTGQEIVQRDGWVTIVRQNHVLKVDMQKMRSRVGELEDEFQSIKQEMKKRVSKSSSSMSSPRLVKLGCKFLLPRASDAKNDTVHSSVSSTPRSAAADQALPRSSRHSKHRKSFSFFG, encoded by the exons ATGTCACCTGTTGCTAAAGTCTCTGAGTTTCACAGAGAAGGAAATGACTG GTTTTGCAAAACAGGACTGTCAAGTGATATcactgttgttgttgatgatgtgaaGTTCCATCTTCATAAG TTTCCATTGGTTTCAAAATGTGGAAAGCTAGCACGGATGTATGAAGATTCTAAAATCACTGATAAGGAATCACTCTGGACTACAGTGCTTGAAGAGTTCCCTGGTGGCGCAGACAATTTCCTGATAGTTGCTAAATTCTGTTATGGGACACGAGTAGATATCACCTCGAAAAACATAGTCTCCACACATTGTGCAGCTGAGTACCTCGAAATGACAAATGAGTACGGGGAAGATAACTTGATTTCCCAAGTCGAAACATTTCTGCACAAACACGTGCTTCACAGTTGGAAAGACTGTATCTTGGCCTTACAAAGCTGCAACCCGGTGTTGAAGAGTGCAGACAAGCTTCAGACAATACCAAAACTCATGAACGCTGTGTCCACTATGGTGTGTACTGACCCTAGTTTGTTTGGATGGCCTATGATGATGTATGGTACATTGCAGAGTCCAGGTGGAAGCATTTTATGGAACGGAATAAACACGGGAGCGCGAATGAGAAGCGCAGGTTCGGATTGGTGGTACGAAGATATTTCTTATCTTAGTGTAGATTTGTTTAAAAGGCTCATCAAGACTATGGAAACAAAAGGTATACGTGCAGAAAGTTTAGCTGGTGCTATGATGTATTATGCGAGAAAGTACTTACCGGGTTTGGGACGGTGGCAGAGCGGAACAAGTGGTGACAGCagcaaaagtagaagaagagttGTGAGTTTTAGTTTGGCAACGGCTTCTTCACCATCCTCTATATCTCCTGTTGATCAGATTGCTTTGCTTGAAACCATTCTAAGCCTACTACCTGACAAGAGAGGAAGATCATTCTGCAAGTTCTTGTTAGGTCTCCTTCGTGTTGCTTTCATTTTAGGAGTTGATGGGAATTGTGTAAAGAAGTTGGAGAAAAGAATAGGGATGCAGTTGGAGCTTGCAACGCTTGAGAATCTTTTGATTCTTAACTATTCTGATTCTGAGACACTGTACAATGTAGATTGTGTGGAACGAATAATATGCCATTTTCTATCGTCATTGTCATCTTCACAGTTACCTGAGTTCTCTCCTCCATCTTTGGATCCAGTGACGTCTCCTTCTTCAGTGCCTTTAATGAAAGTGGCGAAGCTGGTAGATAACTACATGGCAGAGGTTGCTTCTGATGTGAATCTGAAACCGGATAAGATGCGGTCTCTTGCAGCAGCACTTCCAGAATCTTCAAGACCCTTGTATGATGGTCTATACAGAGCATTTGATATCTATTTTAAG GAGCATCCATGGCTTTCAGATAGAGATAAAGAACAACTCTGCAACATCATGGACTACCAAAGACTCTCCATTGACGCTTGCGCTCATGCTTCCCATAACGATAGGTTACCGCTCAGAGTTGTTCTTCAAGTTCTCTTCTTCGAACAAATGCATCTCAGAACCGCTCTTGCAGGCGGTCTAAATGTCACAAACACAGAAACAGCTCCTGCAGTGACGATCCCTGGTGGAAGAACAGGACAGGAGATAGTTCAGCGAGATGGTTGGGTGACCATTGTGCGCCAAAACCACGTTTTAAAAGTTGATATGCAGAAAATGAGGTCACGGGTTGGAGAATTGGAAGATGAGTTTCAGAGTATCAagcaggagatgaagaagagagtgagcAAGTCCTCTAGCTCAATGAGCTCGCCTCGTCTTGTCAAGCTTGGCTGTAAGTTTCTTCTTCCACGAGCTTCGGATGCTAAGAATGATACAGTCCATAGCTCGGTGTCCAGCACTCCTAGATCTGCTGCCGCTGACCAAGCACTCCCTCGTTCCTCCCGCCATTCCAAACACCGTAAAAGCTTCTCATTTTTCGGGTAA
- the LOC109126414 gene encoding glutathione S-transferase T3-like — protein MGSSNRFNFPLPTYLDLLNSQQGSTTHENPLFPNSTPHPSQPVEYIPQFSSQPVHFSTPSVTEECIDLSVDENEEEGGRGLWTRWSAQEDINLISAWLNTSKDPVVSTLQKLDCFWKRVADYFQANAPASSTNTREPSQCKARWNKINRDVNKFVGCYTQASARKKSGESEDDVISVAHQLFKNDQKKPFTLGHCWRELKHDQKWNTEDSSTKRTKLDLDGAYSPSSTYDGDKQRPPGVKASKKKGKKPVVSNDVEDVSAAKLDKIIAMKDKEQEAKDRQGRMRLLESCSGPGDM, from the exons ATGGGTTCTAGTAACCGTTTCAATTTTCCTCTGCCTACTTATCTTGATCTCTTGAATTCTCAACAAGGCTCTACTACTCATGAAAATCCTCTTTTTCCTAATTCCACACCACACCCTTCTCAGCCTGTCGAATATATCCCCcaattctcttctcagcctgtcCATTTTAGCACCCCATCTGTCACCGAAGAATGTATTGACCTTAGTGTcgatgagaatgaagaagaaggtggtagAGGACTTTGGACAAGGTGGAGTGCCCAGGAGGATATTAATCTCATAAGTGCCTGGTTAAATACCAGTAAAGACCCAGTTGTTAGTACTTTGCAGAAGCTTGATTGCTTCTGGAAAAGAGTTGCCGACTATTTCCAAGCAAATGCACCTGCATCGAGTACAAATACTAGAGAGCCGTCGCAATGTAAGGCTAGGTGGAACAAGATAAACCGCGACGTGAACAAGTTTGTTGGGTGTTACACACAAGCTAGTGCAAGAAAGAAGAGTGGAGAATCTGAAGATGATGTGATATCTGTGGCTCATCAGCTTTTCAAGAATGACCAGAAAAAGCCATTTACTCTAGGGCATTGTTGGAGGGAACTCAAGCATGATCAGAAATGGAACACTGAGGACTCAAGCACTAAAAGGACTAAGCTTGATTTAGACGGAGCATACTCACCCAGTTCAACATATGATGGTGATAAACAGAGGCCTCCGGGTGTTAAAGCTTCGAAGAAGAAAGGTAAGAAACCTGTAGTGAGTAATGATGTTGAGGATGTTTCTGCGGCTAAGCTAGATAAGATTATAGCCATGAAGGATAAAGAACAAGAGGCTAAAGATAGGCAAGGCAGAATGAGATTGCTTGAGA GTTGTTCGGGTCCAGGCGACATGTGA
- the LOC109126415 gene encoding uncharacterized protein LOC109126415 has product MDGFMDLYSTPSLHISNCVTLKLTEQNHIILKSQFESFLKTQALFGFVNGAHKPPTETIPIRNNKDGKIEDVPNPDFESWSRSDQVVKAWLLGSMTENVLRLVVGSATAQEVWDTLTSHFNRTSSSRLFELQRRLQNSEKLDKNMSDYLGSIKDICDQLASIGDPVSEKMKIFAALRGLSRDYEPIITVIEDSMDGSPQPTYENVISRLTGYEDRLQSYSNSSDISPHLAFHTMRSSSFSGRGRGNRGRGRGSYSTRGRGFHQQFSGSPQFSGSHQGFTKTELPVCQICSKRGHNALDCWYRFNEEYQKQEVAAAAFSALRVSDVTEDDGWYPD; this is encoded by the coding sequence atggatGGATTCATGGATCTCTATTCCACTCCTTCTCTGCACATTTCAAATTGTGTCACTTTAAAGCTCACTGAGCAAAATCACATCATCTTGAAATCCCAGTTTGAATCTTTTCTCAAAACTCAAGCACTCTTCGGTTTTGTTAACGGTGCTCACAAACCACCAACTGAGACGATACCTATTCGCAACAACAAAGACGGCAAGATTGAAGATGTTCCTAACCCGGACTTTGAGAGTTGGTCCAGATCTGACCAAGTGGTCAAGGCGTGGCTGCTTGGTTCAATGACTGAAAATGTTCTTCGTCTGGTTGTTGGCTCTGCAACAGCTCAGGAGGTATGGGATACTTTGACTTCTCACTTCAACCGTACCTCTTCATCTAGGTTATTTGAACTGCAACGTCGTCTGCAAAACTCTGAAAAGTTAGACAAGAATATGTCTGATTATCTAGGGAGCATTAAAGATATTTGCGATCAGTTAGCCTCTATTGGTGACCCTGTTAGCGAAAAGATGAAGATTTTTGCTGCTTTAAGAGGTCTGAGTCGTGACTATGAGCCGATAATAACTGTTATTGAAGACTCAATGGATGGAAGTCCTCAACCAACATATGAAAATGTGATTTCACGTTTAACTGGTTATGAAGATCGACTTCAAAGCTATTCAAACTCTTCTGACATCTCTCCACATCTTGCTTTTCACACAATGAGGTCATCAAGTTTCTCAGGCAGAGGACGTGGGAACAGAGGCAGAGGTCGTGGAAGCTACTCAACCAGAGGGCGAGGCTTCCACCAACAGTTTTCTGGCTCTCCTCAGTTCTCAGGCTCTCATCAAGGTTTCACCAAAACAGAGTTACCAGTCTGTCAAATATGCAGCAAAAGAGGACATAATGCTCTAGACTGTTGGTATCGATTTAATGAAGAGTATCAGAAACAGGAAGTTGCTGCTGCAGCGTTCTCTGCACTTCGTGTCTCTGACGTCACTGAAGACGATGGGTGGTATCCAGATTAA
- the LOC104710943 gene encoding probable LRR receptor-like serine/threonine-protein kinase At3g47570, with product MRLFVLLAFFSALMLLDEAYRFTDETDMMALLEFKYQVSEETRVVLSSWNNSNSLCKWNGVTCGRKHKRVTALDLGGLQLGGVISPSIGNLSFLISLNLSDNSFSGIIPQEVGNLFRLKHLDMSFNFLGGGIQVSLSNCSRLQGLDLCSNHLGEGVPSELGSLTKLVFLYLGRNKLEGKLPASLGNLTSLRSLTIARNIMKGEISEDVARLTHMVELNLGVNDFVGVFPPAIYNFSSLKYLYISGNHFSGSLRPDFGKLLPNLQELNMGGNSLTGVIPATLSNISTLQKLGIDDNNLVGSIPPSFGKLRNLQLLLIQSNSLGSYSVGDLEFMVSLTNCTKLETLEIGHNRLGGELPTATAKLSTNLYHLDLGINFIYGSIPYDIGNLISLRSLGLQENMLTGAFPTSLSKLFNLEGLNLMLNKFSGELPSFLGNLTRLDILYLHNNSFEGTIPLTLSNCTCLRELYISSNKLVGTIPREIMQIQSVVNLDMSGNFLTGFLPLDVGQLEYLVQLSVGHNKLSGQIPHALGNCLSMEILLMQGNYFDGAIPDITRLKAVNRVDFSNNNLSGSIPAYLANFSSLEYLNLSVNNLEGSVPTEGIFQNATTVSVFGNKNLCGGIKEITLNPCFTGGPLMGSKHSSHLKKVAVEVSIGMGLLLLFFIALLSLRWFRKRKKNQQINNPSTSTLDVFHEHISYGEIRNATDGFSSSNMVGSGSFGTVYKALLPAKNKIVAVKVLNMQRRGAMRSFMSECESLKDIKHRNLVKLLTACSSIDFQGNEFRALIYEFMPNGSLDNWLHTEEVEEIIHRPSRTLTFLERLNIAIDLASVLDYLHFHCHEPIAHCDLN from the coding sequence AtgagattgtttgttttactTGCTTTTTTCAGTGCTCTCATGCTACTTGATGAAGCATATCGTTTTACGGATGAAACTGATATGATGGCGTTGCTGGAGTTCAAGTATCAAGTTTCTGAAGAAACAAGAGTTGTCTTGTCCTCTTGGAATAACTCAAATTCTCTCTGCAAATGGAATGGGGTTACATGTGGCCGCAAACACAAGAGAGTAACTGCTTTGGACCTTGGAGGACTGCAATTGGGCGGCGTGATATCACCATCTATTGGTAATCTCTCGTTTCTCATATCACTTAATCTCTCCGACAACTCTTTCAGTGGTATCATCCCTCAAGAAGTTGGAAACTTGTTTAGACTTAAACACTTGGATATGAGCTTTAATTTTTTGGGAGGAGGGATTCAAGTTAGTCTGTCTAACTGCTCTAGACTGCAAGGGCTTGATTTATGTTCAAATCATCTTGGAGAAGGTGTTCCTTCAGAACTAGGGTCATTGACAAAGCttgtatttttatatcttgGTCGAAACAAGCTGGAAGGGAAGCTCCCTGCATCTCTTGGAAACTTGACATCCCTGAGAAGTCTTACGATTGCACGTAACATTATGAAAGGAGAAATTTCAGAAGATGTAGCTAGATTGACTCACATGGTGGAACTTAATTTAGGAGTGAACGATTTCGTAGGTGTTTTTCCTCCCGCCATCTACAATTTTTCCTCACTTAAGTATTTATACATCTCTGGTAACCATTTCTCGGGTTCCTTGAGGCCTGATTTTGGTAAGCTGCTACCAAACCTACAAGAGTTAAATATGGGAGGTAATAGTCTCACGGGAGTCATTCCAGCAACACTTTCCAATATCTCGACCCTTCAAAAGTTGGGAATCGATGATAACAATCTAGTTGGCAGTATTCCTCCGAGCTTTGGAAAATTACGGAATTTGCAACTGCTATTAATTCAAAGTAATTCGTTAGGAAGTTACTCTGTTGGAGATCTTGAATTTATGGTTTCTCTAACTAACTGCACAAAACTAGAGACCTTAGAGATTGGTCACAATAGGCTCGGGGGGGAATTACCTACCGCCACTGCGAAACTCTCCACGAACCTTTACCATCTAGACCTTGGAATAAATTTCATCTATGGAAGCATTCCTTATGACATTGGGAATCTCATAAGCTTACGAAGCCTTGGCTTGCAAGAAAATATGTTGACAGGTGCGTTTCCAACTTCTCTTAGTAAGCTTTTCAACTTGGAGGGATTAAATCTcatgttaaataaattttctggaGAATTGCCATCTTTTCTAGGCAACCTCACTCGGTTAGACATTCTATATTTGCACAACAATAGTTTTGAAGGAACTATTCCTCTGACTCTCAGTAACTGTACTTGTCTGCGGGAGTTATACATTAGTTCTAATAAGTTGGTTGGGACTATACCTCGGGAAATTATGCAAATCCAGTCCGTTGTTAATCTAGACATGTCAGGTAATTTCTTGACCGGCTTTCTACCACTAGATGTTGGACAACTTGAATATCTTGTTCAACTATCAGTTGGACATAATAAATTGTCTGGACAAATCCCACATGCCTTGGGAAATTGTCTCTCGATGGAAATACTTTTGATGCAAGGAAACTATTTTGATGGGGCCATTCCAGATATAACAAGGTTAAAAGCTGTTAACAGAGTTGATTTCTCGAACAATAATCTCTCTGGGAGTATACCTGCATATCTTGCTAATTTTTCCTCTTTAGAGTATCTCAATTTATCGGTCAACAACTTGGAGGGAAGTGTGCCAACAGAAGGAATATTTCAGAATGCTACAACAGTTTCAGTATTTGGGAACAAAAATCTTTGTGGAGGCATCAAGGAAATAACACTTAATCCATGCTTTACGGGAGGTCCACTTATGGGATCAAAGCATTCCTCTCACTTAAAGAAGGTTGCGGTTGAAGTAAGCATAGGCATGGGTTTGCTTTTGCTGTTTTTCATAGCTTTACTTTCTCTACGttggtttagaaaaagaaagaagaaccagCAGATTAATAATCCATCTACTTCCACACTGGATGTCTTTCATGAGCATATAAGTTATGGAGAGATCCGAAATGCGACTGATGGATTCTCTTCGAGCAATATGGTTGGGTCAGGAAGTTTTGGTACTGTATATAAAGCCTTGCTCCCTGCAAAGAACAAGATTGTTGCAGTGAAAGTTCTAAACATGCAGAGACGTGGAGCAATGAGAAGCTTTATGTCAGAATGTGAATCCCTCAAGGACATAAAGCATCGTAATCTTGTGAAACTATTGACGGCTTGTTCAAGTATTGATTTCCAAGGAAACGAATTTAGAGCTCTCATTTATGAGTTCATGCCTAATGGAAGCTTGGATAACTGGCTGCACACAGAAGAAGTCGAAGAGATCATTCATAGGCCTTCAAGAACATTGACATTTCTTGAAAGGCTCAACATTGCCATAGACCTGGCTTCTGTTTTGGACTATCTTCATTTCCATTGTCATGAACCTATAGCTCATTGCGATCTTAATTAA
- the LOC104715251 gene encoding uncharacterized protein LOC104715251, whose amino-acid sequence MDKLRRALTIDGLTFSVEIASDDDPLIEPHEDITAGYVKELDTAEKVSKQAAKLEDWSGDHLISTRYHDVVLIHEKSLVDDVFVMETRIAEKGLSFLASPVGEPKRLHPDTELVTNFGEAKIFIEVNLMQELPKTYFFTVRGEEVCVQYEYPWLPHRCSFCKRWGHSDDGCLVKLVKSNVLFSSQSTGMPALPSAQVVSPAATVPTPASATTTLSNLPVAETAAVNPPVVYEGTGGTSNEGDWTAVTHSGGKNSKNLQKQLVFGQVRIASPTQTGKETVLATVRKPLNSKDQVALCVQQPRNSKNAHKFLSDSSQQATETKVQETNVSRVLGRTFGDWNLVSNYEFSRLGRVWVLGSRQTTLQVVFKSGQLITCSVKLGGGTEEFWCSFIYACNTVEERKERWRDIQQQHDLASLRGKPWILMGDFNETLDIDEHSNSLVTPMVTLGMRDFHDTQIYCSLVDLRAIGPLFTWCNNQENGPICKKLDRILHSVAWDSFFPNSYFLMEAGGCSDHLRGKIYLDAGKLKQLKPLLRELSCNKLSDISRRATAAYEDLCAKKLAVHAHPTLHNLAEEASANARWEHVAGLEETFLKQRSKLHWLHVGDKNNRAFYNAIKERQSLNFINEVIDPSGRCLTTMDDIKAEGVRFFSHLLTHQPPAFTGLSTETLQDLLPVWCSLSQQDALLLEVSGVEVKQVLFRCHQINLQVEFFKSAWSVLGPDLTKAVQSFFQFGFLPKGVNTTILALIPKTTTSKEMKDYRPISCCNVLYKIISKLLANRLKAILPNFIAPNQSAFIKDRLLMENILLATEIVKDYHKEGISPKCAMKIDISKAFDSVQWPFLLNVLTALNLPTKAAAARHFGYHPRCKGLQLTHLCFADDIMVFSDGRASSMEGILHMFKDFAAYSSLCINLEKSTLFLAGVSSRSREALLTQFPFAAGTLPVRYLGLRLLTKRMTIHDCLPLIERIRSHIGSWKHRFLSFAGRLQLLSSVIASLTKFWISAFRLPSACVQEIERICAAFL is encoded by the exons atggacaagctgagaagagcTCTCACTATTGATGGTCtgacattttctgtggagattgcttctgatgatgatccacTCATAGAGCCTCATGAAGAtattactgctgggtatgtcaaagagttggaTACTGCTGAGAAAGTGAGCAAGCAAGCTgctaagcttgaagattggagtggagatcatctaatcagtactagataCCATGATGTGGTTCTGATCCATGAAAAGTCGctggtagatgatgtttttgtgatggaaacacggattgctgAGAAAG GTCTCAGCTTTCTTGCGAGTCCAGTGGGTGAACCTAAGCGTTTGCATCCGGATACGGAATTGGTGACTAATTTTGGGGAGGCAAAAATCTTTATAGAGGTTAATCTAATGCAAGAGCTTCCAAAAACGTACTTCTTTACAGTTCGTGGGGAAGAAGTTTGTGTGCAGTATGAATACCCTTGGTTGCCTCATCGCTGTAGCTTCTGCAAACGGTGGGGGCACTCTGATGATGGTTGTTTAGTGAAGTTAGTCAAATCAAATGTCCTCTTTAGCTCGCAGTCAACGGGCATGCCAGCTCTTCCCTCTGCTCAGGTAGTTTCACCTGCTGCAACAGTGCCTACACCTGCGTCGGCAACTACGACCCTTTCTAATTTACCGGTGGCGGAGACTGCTGCTGTGAATCCTCCTGTTGTCTATGAGGGAACAGGGGGAACCTCCAATGAAGGGGATTGGACTGCAGTTACACATTCGGGAGGAAAGAATTCAAAAAATTTGCAGAAGCAACTGGTGTTTGGTCAAGTTCGTATTGCTTCTCCAACAC AGACTGGGAAAGAGACGGTTCTAGCGACTGTCCGAAAGCCATTGAATTCAAAGGACCAGGTTGCTCTTTGTGTACAACAGCCTCGCAATTCCAAGAATGCTCATAAATTCCTCTCTGATTCTTCTCAACAAGCTACGG AAACCAAAGTTCAGGAGACAAATGTTAGTCGGGTGTTGGGGAGAACATTTGGTGACTGGAATTTGGTGTCAAATTATGAATTCAGTAGGCTTGGCAGAGTCTGGGTTCTTGGGAGCCGTCAAACAACACTTCAGGTTGTATTCAAGAGTGGACAGTTGATAACGTGTTCTGTAAAGCTTGGAGGAGGAACTGAGGAGTTTTggtgttcttttatttatgcaTGTAATACAGTAGAGGAACGCAAAGAGCGTTGGCGTGACATTCAGCAACAACACGATTTAGCTTCTCTTCGTGGTAAACCATGGATTTTGATGGGTGATTTCAATGAAACGCTTGATATTGACGAACACTCAAACTCTTTGGTTACGCCAATGGTCACTTTGGGGATGCGTGATTTCCATGACACTCAGATATACTGTTCTTTAGTGGATTTACGGGCAATAGGTCCTCTGTTCACTTGGTGTAATAATCAGGAGAATGGGCCTATCTGCAAGAAGCTGGACAGAATTCTTCACAGTGTGGCTTGGGATAGTTTCTTCCCTAATTCATACTTTTTGATGGAGGCTGGAGGCTGTTCTGATCATTTGAGGGGAAAGATTTATTTAGATGCGGG GAAGCTGAAGCAGTTAAAGCCGCTATTGAGAGAGTTAAGTTGTAACAAGCTGTCTGACATTTCCCGTAGGGCTACTGCTGCTTATGAGGATCTTTGTGCTAAGAAGTTAGCTGTTCATGCACATCCAACGCTTCATAACCTTGCAGAGGAGGCCTCTGCTAATGCTCGCTGGGAGCACGTTGCTGGTTTGGAGGAGACATTCTTGAAACAAAGATCCAAATTGCATTGGTTGCATGTGGGTGATAAAAATAATCGGGCTTTCTATAATGCCATCAAGGAGAGGCAATCTCTGAACTTTATCAATGAGGTTATTGATCCTAGTGGTCGCTGTCTCACGACTATGGATGATATTAAAGCTGAGGGGGTGCGGTTCTTTTCGCATTTGCTCACTCATCAGCCACCTGCCTTCACAGGACTTTCTACAGAAACATTGCAGGACCTGTTACCGGTTTGGTGTTCCCTGTCACAGCAGGACGCACTTCTCTTGGAGGTTTCGGGGGTGGAGGTGAAACAAGTTCTTTTTCGATGCCATCAAATAAATCTCCAGGTGGAGTTCTTCAAGAGTGCTTGGTCTGTACTTGGTCCTGATCTTACAAAGGCTGTTCAGtctttttttcagtttggttttctGCCTAAAGGTGTGAACACTACAATTCTTGCTCTCATTCCCAAAACAACGACATCAAAGGAAATGAAGGACTATCGCCCAATTTCTTGTTGCAATGTTCTTTATAAGATCATTTCAAAGCTATTGGCAAACCGTCTAAAAGCAATCCTTCCTAATTTTATTGCACCAAACCAGTCTGCATTTATAAAGGATAGGCTTTTGATGGAGAATATCTTACTTGCAACGGAAATTGTGAAGGATTATCACAAAGAGGGCATCTCGCCTAAATGTGCAATGAAAATTGACATTTCAAAGGCATTTGATTCGGTGCAGTGGCCTTTTCTTCTCAATGTCCTCACGGCGTTAAACCTCCCAACTAA GGCAGCTGCTGCACGACACTTTGGTTACCATCCTCGTTGTAAAGGTCTGCAACTTACTCACCTCTGCTTTGCTGATGATATTATGGTGTTCTCGGATGGTCGGGCCTCTTCTATGGAAGGTATACTCCACATGTTTAAGGACTTTGCTGCATACTCTAGTTTGTGTATTAACTTGGAGAAGTCGACACTATTCCTTGCCGGAGTTTCTAGTCGTTCACGGGAGGCGTTACTCACTCAGTTTCCTTTTGCTGCTGGCACCCTCCCAGTTCGTTACTTGGGTCTGCGTCTCCTTACGAAGAGAATGACGATTCATGATTGCCTCCCTCTTATAGAACGAATACGTTCTCACATTGGTTCATGGAAGCACCGTTTTCTCTCCTTTGCTGGGAGACTGCAGCTTCTGAGCTCGGTTATTGCAAGCCTCacaaaattttggatttctGCCTTTCGGTTACCGAGTGCTTGTGTTCAGGAGATTGAGCGAATCTGTGCAGCGTTTCTTTAG